In Irregularibacter muris, one DNA window encodes the following:
- a CDS encoding VOC family protein, whose amino-acid sequence MVIPFITFNGECNKALEFYQNVFNSKVSMLQQYEEYIPEDIDTPPESLSSWILHAEMEICGTKFWFADDVSSVSKGNIVRLVITVSTAEEARKIFELLREEGHISLPPVETFYSTFHAALTDKFGVSWNIVAEESPDKN is encoded by the coding sequence ATGGTAATACCATTTATTACATTTAATGGAGAGTGCAATAAGGCTCTAGAATTTTATCAAAATGTATTTAATAGCAAAGTTAGTATGTTACAGCAATATGAGGAGTATATTCCAGAAGATATTGACACACCTCCAGAAAGTCTTAGTTCATGGATTTTACATGCTGAGATGGAGATATGTGGTACCAAATTTTGGTTTGCTGATGATGTAAGTTCAGTATCAAAGGGGAATATAGTGAGGCTAGTAATAACAGTATCTACTGCGGAAGAAGCTAGGAAGATTTTTGAGTTGCTAAGGGAGGAAGGCCATATTTCCCTACCTCCAGTGGAAACATTTTATAGTACATTTCATGCTGCACTGACGGATAAATTTGGAGTGAGTTGGAATATTGTGGCGGAAGAATCACCTGATAAAAACTAA
- a CDS encoding GNAT family N-acetyltransferase — MEIEEYVVIRKYKQSDCKDLSELFYNTVHSINAKDYTKEQLNAWATGRVDLTEWNKSLLEHYSIVAVKDEVIVGFGDIDKTGYLDRLYVHKNYQNQGIATAICNELEQAFDGIKITTHASVTAQPFFIGRGYKVVKEQQVVREGIALTNYLMEK, encoded by the coding sequence ATGGAGATAGAAGAGTATGTAGTAATTCGAAAATATAAGCAATCTGATTGTAAGGATTTATCTGAATTGTTTTACAACACAGTGCATTCTATAAATGCAAAGGATTATACAAAAGAGCAGCTAAATGCTTGGGCAACAGGAAGGGTAGATTTAACAGAATGGAACAAATCATTATTAGAGCATTATTCTATTGTTGCAGTTAAAGATGAAGTTATCGTAGGGTTTGGAGATATAGATAAGACGGGATATCTTGATAGGTTGTACGTACATAAGAACTATCAAAATCAAGGAATTGCTACGGCTATTTGTAACGAATTAGAACAAGCATTTGATGGAATAAAGATAACTACACATGCTTCGGTTACAGCACAACCTTTCTTTATTGGCAGAGGGTACAAAGTAGTTAAAGAACAACAAGTTGTCAGAGAAGGAATTGCTTTGACAAATTATCTTATGGAGAAATAA
- a CDS encoding LysR family transcriptional regulator — protein MEFRVLRYFLAVAREESITGAAKILNVTQPTLSKQLMELEEELGKKLLIRGNRRITLTEEGVLLRKRAQEIMELVDKTESEISSKDEVISGDVYIGGGETDSMRLIAGVVRKLQEEHPHIQYHLYSGNAADVTERLDKGLLDFGVLIGTANIQNYDYLHLPTTDTWGLLMKKDSPLSHLDSIRPENLHDIPLICSRQALSGNEISGWFGNDFEKLNIVATYNLIYNATLMVEEGIGYALCLDKLVNTTSASDLCFKPLEPRLEAHLNIVWKKYQVFSNAAKQFLHKLQEEISL, from the coding sequence ATGGAATTTCGAGTTTTACGTTATTTTTTGGCAGTTGCAAGGGAAGAGAGTATTACAGGAGCAGCTAAAATCCTAAATGTAACACAGCCTACCCTTTCAAAACAGCTGATGGAATTAGAAGAAGAACTTGGGAAGAAACTCCTTATACGTGGCAATAGAAGAATCACCCTCACGGAAGAAGGAGTCTTGCTTCGTAAAAGGGCACAGGAAATTATGGAGCTTGTGGATAAAACTGAATCAGAAATTAGCAGTAAGGATGAGGTCATCAGTGGAGATGTCTATATTGGCGGAGGTGAAACAGATTCCATGCGTCTCATTGCAGGAGTAGTACGGAAACTCCAAGAGGAGCATCCCCATATTCAATATCATCTATACAGCGGCAATGCAGCTGATGTAACTGAACGTTTGGATAAAGGATTGTTGGACTTTGGCGTTCTTATTGGGACAGCAAATATTCAAAATTATGACTATCTGCATCTCCCTACAACAGATACATGGGGCCTGCTAATGAAAAAAGATAGCCCACTGTCTCATTTAGACAGCATCCGACCAGAGAATCTACATGATATACCCCTGATCTGCTCTAGACAAGCCCTTTCAGGGAATGAAATATCAGGATGGTTCGGTAATGATTTTGAAAAGCTTAATATTGTAGCCACCTATAACCTGATTTATAATGCTACCCTCATGGTAGAAGAAGGGATCGGTTATGCTTTATGTCTGGATAAACTAGTAAATACCACCAGTGCCAGTGATCTCTGTTTTAAGCCTCTAGAACCACGATTAGAAGCACATCTGAATATTGTATGGAAAAAGTATCAGGTGTTTTCTAACGCTGCAAAACAGTTTTTACATAAACTGCAAGAAGAAATAAGCCTGTAA